One Bradyrhizobium manausense DNA segment encodes these proteins:
- a CDS encoding PPC domain-containing DNA-binding protein: MKSKSINDGAERTFVLILDQGEEAFKTITEFADREKITGASVSAIGAFSHAKVGWFDFAAKKYKPIEVNEQCEVLSLLGDVAQGDDGKASLHLHAVLGLQDGTLRGGHLLSGSVQPTLEVTITETVVHLRRKKRPELGIALISI; this comes from the coding sequence ATGAAATCGAAATCCATCAATGACGGCGCCGAGCGGACCTTTGTCCTCATCCTCGACCAGGGCGAGGAGGCGTTCAAAACCATCACGGAATTTGCCGATCGCGAGAAAATTACGGGTGCCTCGGTCTCGGCGATCGGTGCCTTCTCGCACGCGAAGGTCGGCTGGTTCGATTTTGCGGCCAAAAAATACAAGCCGATCGAGGTAAACGAGCAATGCGAGGTGCTGAGCCTGCTCGGCGACGTCGCGCAAGGCGACGACGGCAAGGCCAGCCTGCATCTTCATGCCGTGCTCGGCTTGCAGGACGGCACGCTACGCGGCGGCCATCTCCTGTCGGGATCGGTCCAGCCGACCCTGGAGGTGACGATCACCGAGACGGTGGTTCATCTCCGCCGCAAGAAGCGGCCGGAGCTTGGTATTGCCTTGATCAGTATTTAG
- a CDS encoding MgtC/SapB family protein, which translates to MPLHPTVTDIAIRLALTMLAGGIIGLNRGARGHAAGFRTTILVCLAASVAMIQANILLPLAGKTPESFSVMDLMRLPLGILTGVGFIGGGTILKRGDLVTGVTTAATLWLVTVIGLCFGGGQLALGGVTTVLAVCTLWALKKVDIWMPREHRARVVVIGPAQWDTVVEIQRLVAPRQVDARFQEQSRTSSDNKIAEYVFELGWRKPDAAELPPLDILRLIESKFEIKAFELTTDNGR; encoded by the coding sequence ATGCCGCTCCATCCGACTGTGACCGACATTGCGATAAGGCTTGCGCTGACCATGCTGGCCGGCGGCATCATCGGTCTCAATCGCGGCGCGCGCGGCCATGCGGCCGGCTTTCGGACGACGATTCTGGTGTGCCTCGCGGCCTCGGTCGCAATGATTCAAGCCAATATCCTGCTGCCGCTGGCGGGCAAAACGCCGGAATCGTTCTCAGTCATGGACCTCATGCGTCTTCCGCTCGGTATTTTGACCGGCGTTGGCTTCATTGGCGGCGGCACGATCCTGAAACGGGGCGACCTCGTGACCGGGGTGACCACTGCGGCAACGCTATGGCTCGTCACCGTGATCGGTCTCTGCTTCGGCGGCGGGCAGCTCGCACTCGGCGGGGTGACGACCGTGCTTGCCGTGTGCACGCTCTGGGCACTGAAGAAGGTCGACATCTGGATGCCGCGAGAGCACCGCGCCCGGGTGGTTGTGATCGGCCCCGCGCAGTGGGATACGGTCGTGGAGATCCAGCGGCTGGTCGCGCCAAGACAAGTCGACGCGCGATTTCAGGAGCAATCGCGAACATCCAGCGACAACAAGATCGCGGAATATGTGTTCGAGCTTGGATGGCGGAAGCCAGACGCGGCCGAATTGCCCCCTCTCGATATCTTGCGGCTCATCGAAAGCAAGTTCGAGATCAAGGCCTTCGAGCTCACGACCGACAATGGCCGTTGA
- a CDS encoding GMC family oxidoreductase: MARKLPRKDVVIIGLGWTGSIMAYELADAGLDVIAIERGPWRNTATDYPPGYAADELRYRIRHELFLSPGQTTFTFRNKMSEAALPIRSWGAFMPPNGVGGGGVHWNAETWRFLPSDFVLKTHLTERYGAGFLPGDMTIQDWGVTYDELEPHYDRFEYLCGTSGQAGNIKGTIMEGGNPFEGPRSRAYPNPPQDQPFGHTLFGKAARELGYKPFPQPSGNMSRPYQNPLGVRLGPCTYCGFCEWFGCGNYSKASPQTTVLPALVRKPNFTARDNSEVTRINIDSSGKRATGVTFVDASGDEWEQPADLVVLSAYTIFNVQLLLLSGIGKAYDPAANTGVVGRNFTHQTISDVVSFFDPEKFVFNPFIASGAIGMCIDEFNGDNFDHGPHGFVGGGYVGQVQTNGRPIETTPVPPGTPLWGAAWKKAVKDNYQSAIKPGTGVHGSMYSYRDVYVDLDPTYKDRFNRPLVRITMDFHDNEIKQNKFLTDKFAEIFQAMGARQVHKEYRKAPYDITKYQTTHLCGGAIMGTDPGTSALNRYLQSWDVPNLFVLGASAFPQNAGYNPTGTVAALAYWAADAIRSKYLKNPGQLINA; encoded by the coding sequence ATGGCTCGTAAGCTTCCGCGGAAGGACGTCGTCATCATCGGGCTCGGCTGGACCGGTTCGATCATGGCCTACGAACTCGCGGATGCCGGGCTCGACGTGATCGCGATCGAGCGCGGTCCCTGGCGCAATACGGCGACGGACTATCCGCCCGGCTATGCGGCCGACGAGTTGCGCTACCGCATCCGTCACGAGTTGTTCCTGAGCCCCGGCCAAACCACCTTCACCTTCCGCAACAAGATGAGCGAGGCAGCGCTGCCGATCCGCAGCTGGGGCGCCTTCATGCCCCCGAACGGCGTCGGCGGAGGTGGGGTGCACTGGAACGCGGAGACGTGGCGCTTCCTGCCGTCGGACTTCGTTCTGAAGACGCATCTGACCGAGCGCTATGGCGCCGGATTCCTGCCCGGTGACATGACCATCCAGGATTGGGGCGTGACCTATGACGAGCTAGAGCCGCATTACGACCGGTTCGAATATCTCTGCGGTACGTCCGGTCAGGCCGGCAACATCAAGGGCACGATCATGGAGGGCGGTAATCCCTTCGAAGGGCCGCGCTCGCGCGCCTATCCCAATCCGCCGCAGGATCAGCCATTCGGTCACACGTTGTTCGGCAAGGCGGCGCGCGAGCTCGGCTACAAGCCGTTTCCGCAGCCCTCGGGCAACATGTCGCGACCTTACCAAAACCCACTCGGTGTCCGCCTCGGGCCATGCACCTATTGCGGTTTCTGCGAGTGGTTCGGCTGCGGCAATTACTCGAAGGCCTCGCCGCAGACCACGGTGCTGCCGGCACTGGTGCGAAAGCCCAACTTCACGGCCCGTGACAACAGCGAGGTCACGCGGATCAACATCGACAGCTCCGGCAAGCGCGCCACTGGCGTGACTTTCGTCGATGCCTCAGGCGACGAATGGGAGCAGCCGGCCGACCTCGTCGTGCTTTCGGCCTATACGATCTTCAATGTCCAGCTCCTGCTGCTGTCGGGCATCGGCAAGGCCTACGATCCCGCCGCCAACACCGGCGTGGTCGGGCGCAATTTCACCCACCAGACCATCTCGGACGTTGTCAGCTTCTTCGATCCGGAAAAATTTGTCTTCAATCCATTTATCGCCTCAGGCGCGATTGGAATGTGCATCGACGAGTTCAATGGCGACAATTTCGACCACGGTCCGCACGGCTTCGTCGGCGGCGGCTATGTCGGGCAGGTGCAGACCAATGGGCGTCCGATCGAGACCACGCCGGTGCCACCGGGAACGCCGCTGTGGGGCGCGGCGTGGAAGAAGGCCGTGAAAGATAATTATCAGAGCGCGATCAAGCCGGGCACCGGTGTGCACGGCAGCATGTACAGCTACCGCGACGTCTATGTCGATCTTGATCCCACCTATAAGGATCGCTTCAACCGGCCGCTGGTGCGGATCACCATGGATTTCCATGATAACGAGATCAAGCAGAACAAATTCCTGACCGACAAGTTCGCCGAGATCTTTCAGGCGATGGGCGCCAGGCAGGTCCACAAGGAATATCGCAAGGCGCCATACGACATCACCAAATACCAGACCACGCATCTCTGCGGGGGCGCGATCATGGGAACGGACCCCGGCACCAGCGCGCTCAACCGCTATCTTCAGAGCTGGGACGTGCCCAACCTGTTTGTGCTTGGCGCCAGCGCGTTTCCTCAAAACGCCGGCTACAACCCGACCGGAACGGTCGCAGCGCTCGCTTATTGGGCCGCGGATGCGATCCGCTCGAAATATCTCAAGAACCCGGGGCAGCTCATCAATGCATAG
- a CDS encoding gluconate 2-dehydrogenase subunit 3 family protein, translating to MRRRTFLTLAAWLVGTTSLTRATVIHNHVPWAPHPNSPPEIARPGPWQFFTLDEARAMEAIVDRIIPPDPETPGGKIAGCAVFIDRQLKGPYGSNQGLYTLGPHTKGTKEQGPQSALTHADLYRKALAALDKHCKSTQGGKSFAELDAAAQDDVLRKIESGEVKFETVDAQGFFSALLKDVPEGFFSDPIHGGNNDMVGWKMIGFPGIRYDYRDWVNRHNERYPHPPVSIAGRADWTPAKS from the coding sequence ATGCGGCGCAGAACATTTCTTACACTCGCGGCCTGGCTTGTCGGCACGACATCCCTGACGCGCGCAACCGTGATCCACAATCACGTGCCATGGGCGCCTCATCCGAACTCGCCGCCGGAGATCGCGCGGCCAGGTCCCTGGCAGTTCTTCACTCTGGATGAAGCTCGTGCGATGGAAGCGATCGTCGATCGCATCATCCCGCCGGATCCGGAGACGCCCGGCGGCAAGATCGCCGGCTGCGCCGTGTTCATCGATCGCCAGCTCAAGGGGCCGTATGGCTCCAACCAGGGCCTCTACACGCTTGGACCGCATACCAAGGGCACCAAGGAGCAGGGGCCGCAATCGGCGCTGACTCATGCCGACCTCTATCGCAAGGCGCTTGCAGCACTCGACAAGCACTGCAAGTCGACGCAGGGCGGAAAGTCCTTCGCGGAACTCGATGCCGCCGCGCAGGACGACGTGTTGCGGAAGATCGAGTCAGGTGAGGTCAAGTTCGAAACGGTCGATGCCCAGGGCTTCTTCTCGGCTCTGCTGAAGGACGTCCCGGAGGGCTTCTTTTCCGATCCCATCCATGGCGGCAACAACGACATGGTCGGCTGGAAGATGATCGGCTTTCCCGGAATCCGGTACGACTACCGCGACTGGGTCAATCGTCACAACGAACGCTATCCGCATCCGCCCGTCAGCATCGCCGGGCGGGCCGACTGGACACCTGCAAAATCGTGA
- the rhaI gene encoding L-rhamnose catabolism isomerase, with product MSAPFSISAEFVAEHNAQLEGAITEDYDALKRALARRGIDAEALAQKVAAFGVAIPTWGVGTGGTRFARFPGQGEPRNVFEKIDDCAVIQQLGRATPTISPHFPWDKVDDYAALREQAASHGLAFDAVNSNTFQDQPGQELSYKFGSLSHTDARVRARAIAHNVECIEVGRKLGSKALTVWIADGSNFAGQSNLTKALDRYIDATREIVAALPADWRVFLEHKLYEPAFYSTVISDWGTSFAAAQELGPKAYCLVDLGHHAPNVNIEQIVARLVRFNKLAGFHFNDSKYGDDDLDSGSVEPFRLFLVFNELIDAERRKAEGFAPAYMIDQSHNVTDPIESLMQSAIELQRAYAQALIVDRAALEAAQETNDALGAHLELKRAFTTDVSPLLAVARMRAGGAIAPIAAYRASGYRARKARERPAVGGTSSGIV from the coding sequence ATGAGCGCGCCGTTTTCGATCAGCGCGGAGTTCGTCGCCGAGCACAATGCGCAGCTCGAAGGTGCGATCACCGAAGACTATGATGCTCTGAAGCGCGCATTGGCGCGGCGCGGGATCGACGCGGAAGCGCTGGCGCAGAAAGTCGCGGCCTTCGGCGTCGCCATTCCGACCTGGGGCGTCGGCACGGGAGGCACGCGATTTGCCCGCTTTCCAGGACAGGGTGAGCCGCGCAATGTCTTCGAGAAGATCGACGATTGCGCCGTGATCCAGCAATTGGGGCGAGCAACCCCGACGATCTCGCCGCACTTCCCTTGGGATAAGGTCGACGACTATGCCGCCCTGCGCGAACAGGCCGCGAGCCACGGCCTTGCCTTCGACGCAGTCAACTCGAACACCTTTCAGGATCAGCCGGGGCAAGAACTCTCGTACAAGTTCGGCTCGCTGTCGCATACAGATGCGCGTGTGCGCGCCCGGGCCATTGCCCACAACGTCGAATGTATCGAGGTCGGCCGCAAGCTTGGCTCGAAGGCGCTGACCGTCTGGATCGCCGACGGCTCGAACTTTGCCGGTCAATCGAATCTGACCAAAGCGCTCGACCGCTATATTGACGCGACGCGCGAGATCGTCGCGGCGCTGCCCGCCGACTGGCGGGTGTTCCTCGAGCACAAACTGTACGAGCCGGCGTTCTACTCGACCGTGATCTCGGATTGGGGCACGAGCTTTGCGGCCGCGCAGGAGCTTGGGCCGAAGGCCTATTGCCTCGTCGACCTCGGTCACCATGCGCCGAACGTGAATATCGAGCAGATCGTCGCCCGGCTCGTTCGCTTCAACAAGCTCGCGGGCTTCCATTTCAACGATTCCAAATATGGCGACGACGATCTCGATAGTGGCTCGGTCGAGCCGTTCCGGCTGTTTTTGGTCTTCAACGAGTTGATCGACGCCGAACGCCGCAAGGCGGAAGGCTTCGCGCCGGCCTACATGATCGACCAGTCGCACAATGTGACCGATCCGATCGAGAGTTTGATGCAATCGGCGATCGAGTTGCAGCGCGCCTATGCGCAGGCACTCATCGTCGATCGCGCCGCGCTTGAAGCGGCGCAAGAGACCAACGACGCGCTCGGCGCGCATCTCGAATTGAAACGCGCCTTCACCACCGATGTCTCGCCACTCCTCGCCGTCGCTCGCATGCGGGCCGGCGGGGCGATCGCACCCATCGCGGCCTATCGCGCGTCCGGCTATCGGGCGCGAAAGGCGAGGGAGCGTCCCGCCGTCGGCGGAACTTCGTCAGGCATTGTCTAG
- a CDS encoding c-type cytochrome: protein MHRAAQIALVILTLAAGIGEATSAGSQDFAAVERGRYLANAADCGSCHTVPGSDHPLSGGRPIETPFGTLVAPNITSDRETGIGAWSDDEFDAAVRTGMRRDGKRLYPAMPFPYFARMTREDIKDIRAYLETVEPVHNPVKVNQLPFPLNQRMAMTVWDKLYFTPGEFMERSDKSKQWNRGAYLVEGPGHCGACHTPKTALGGDKSDKRFQGYTLQGWVAPDITSGQGPLADWSADDLAQYLKTGHNRFAAAAGLMGEVVELSTSKLSDDDTKAMAAYLKDQSGPKPAADSSADSHVMAAGGAIYQDLCAACHKSDGTGVPNLIPNLSHAATVNTGDPTTVLRVILQGAQSVATDKEPTGPAMPAFGWQLNDAQVAAVATYVRNHWGKAPPVSEDEAKKERTALDARTN from the coding sequence ATGCATAGAGCTGCACAAATCGCGCTGGTGATATTGACGCTTGCTGCCGGCATTGGCGAGGCCACGAGCGCAGGTTCGCAGGACTTTGCCGCTGTCGAGCGCGGGCGTTATCTCGCGAACGCGGCCGATTGTGGAAGCTGTCATACGGTTCCGGGCAGTGACCATCCCCTGAGCGGCGGTCGTCCCATCGAAACCCCGTTCGGCACGCTGGTCGCGCCCAACATCACGTCGGATCGGGAGACCGGGATCGGCGCCTGGAGCGACGACGAATTCGACGCGGCGGTGCGGACCGGAATGCGCCGCGACGGCAAGCGGCTTTATCCGGCCATGCCGTTTCCCTACTTCGCGCGGATGACACGCGAGGACATCAAGGACATCCGCGCCTATCTCGAGACTGTCGAGCCCGTGCATAATCCGGTGAAAGTCAACCAGCTGCCGTTCCCGCTGAACCAGCGGATGGCCATGACGGTCTGGGACAAGCTCTATTTCACGCCGGGCGAGTTCATGGAACGGTCGGACAAGTCGAAGCAGTGGAATCGAGGCGCCTATCTGGTCGAAGGCCCCGGCCATTGCGGCGCCTGTCATACGCCGAAGACGGCGTTGGGCGGCGACAAGTCCGACAAACGCTTTCAGGGTTACACGCTTCAGGGATGGGTTGCGCCTGACATCACCAGTGGACAGGGGCCGCTCGCGGACTGGTCGGCCGACGATCTCGCGCAATATCTCAAGACGGGCCATAATCGGTTTGCGGCCGCGGCCGGCTTGATGGGGGAGGTCGTCGAACTTTCGACATCGAAACTCAGCGACGACGACACCAAGGCGATGGCAGCCTATCTGAAGGATCAGTCGGGACCGAAACCGGCGGCGGACAGCTCGGCGGATTCACACGTGATGGCTGCGGGCGGCGCGATCTATCAGGACCTTTGTGCGGCCTGCCACAAATCAGACGGGACCGGCGTTCCCAATCTCATTCCGAACCTCTCCCACGCCGCGACCGTCAACACGGGAGACCCGACGACGGTACTGCGCGTGATCCTCCAGGGCGCGCAGAGCGTGGCAACCGACAAGGAGCCGACCGGTCCGGCGATGCCTGCCTTCGGCTGGCAGCTAAACGACGCGCAAGTCGCGGCGGTCGCGACCTATGTCCGAAACCATTGGGGCAAGGCGCCGCCGGTTAGCGAGGATGAGGCAAAGAAGGAGCGCACGGCGCTCGATGCAAGGACCAACTGA
- a CDS encoding bifunctional rhamnulose-1-phosphate aldolase/short-chain dehydrogenase, with product MSEVAATPLPNLWDDARAAGLDEAGQLLYRSNLLGADLRITNFGGGNTSAKIEMKDPLTRESVRVLWVKGSGGDIGSMKRDGFSTLYLDKLESLKGHYRGLAHEDEMVALFNHCTFDLNPRATSIDTPLHAFVPHRHVDHVHADAVIAIAASEDAERLTREVFGGKLGFLPWQRPGFELGLKLGEMAARHPDYVGVVLGGHGLFTWAETSKACYEMTLRVIQQAADWLAAHEQKPAFGGAKVQAAPPEKRRAIAARLMPLIRGKISADERKIGHFTDAPEVLEFVNSSALTKLAPLGTSCPDHFLRTKIRPLLLPYDPVRDNLGEVITGLDDVLVAYRRDYAAYYERCKHPNSPAMRDPNAVVYLIPGIGMFTFAKDKATARVAAEFYVNAINVMRGASGVSAYVGLAEQEAFNIEYWLLEEAKLQRMPKPKSMAGRIAYVTGGAGGIGGATALRLLGEGACIVIADIDEKALSERITAITKHHGRDAAIGVKLDVTDEAAVVASFEEAARAFGGIDVVVSNAGIASASPVEDTSLGLWQKNMDILATGYFLVSREAFRLMQRQSIGGAIIFVASKNGLAASAGASAYCAAKASEIHLARCLALEGAVHGIRVNTVNPDAVLRGSKIWEGEWRQQRAASNKVTEDQLEEVYRQRSMLKLSVFPEDIAEGVYFFASDLSAKSTGNILNVDAGNAQAFTR from the coding sequence ATGAGCGAGGTTGCGGCCACGCCCCTGCCAAATCTATGGGACGACGCGCGCGCCGCCGGGCTCGATGAAGCCGGCCAATTGCTCTACCGCTCGAACCTGCTCGGGGCTGATCTGCGCATCACCAATTTCGGCGGCGGCAACACCTCGGCCAAGATCGAGATGAAGGATCCGCTGACGCGCGAGAGCGTCCGCGTGCTCTGGGTCAAAGGCTCGGGCGGCGACATCGGCTCGATGAAGCGCGATGGCTTCTCGACGCTGTATCTCGACAAGCTCGAGAGCCTGAAAGGCCACTATCGCGGCCTCGCCCATGAGGACGAGATGGTCGCTTTGTTCAATCATTGCACCTTCGACCTCAATCCGCGCGCGACGTCGATCGATACGCCCTTGCACGCCTTCGTGCCGCACCGGCACGTCGATCATGTTCATGCCGATGCGGTCATCGCCATTGCGGCCTCGGAAGACGCCGAACGTTTGACCCGCGAGGTGTTCGGCGGCAAGCTCGGCTTCCTGCCGTGGCAGCGGCCCGGCTTCGAACTCGGCCTGAAGCTCGGCGAGATGGCTGCGCGCCATCCCGACTATGTCGGCGTGGTCCTCGGCGGCCACGGGCTGTTCACTTGGGCCGAGACGTCGAAAGCCTGTTACGAGATGACTCTGCGCGTGATTCAGCAGGCCGCCGATTGGCTTGCAGCGCACGAGCAGAAGCCGGCCTTCGGCGGTGCCAAGGTCCAAGCGGCCCCACCGGAAAAGCGTCGAGCGATCGCGGCCAGGCTGATGCCGCTGATCCGCGGCAAGATCTCAGCGGACGAGCGCAAGATTGGGCATTTCACCGATGCGCCGGAGGTCCTGGAGTTCGTCAATTCCAGCGCGCTGACGAAGTTGGCGCCGCTCGGCACCTCCTGTCCGGATCACTTTCTTCGTACCAAGATCCGGCCGCTGTTGCTGCCCTACGATCCCGTGCGCGATAATCTCGGCGAGGTGATCACCGGCCTCGACGACGTTCTCGTCGCTTACCGGCGTGACTACGCCGCCTACTACGAGCGCTGCAAGCATCCGAACTCGCCGGCGATGCGCGACCCCAACGCGGTCGTGTATCTCATCCCCGGAATCGGCATGTTTACTTTTGCCAAGGACAAGGCGACGGCGCGGGTTGCGGCTGAGTTCTACGTCAACGCTATCAATGTCATGCGCGGCGCTTCGGGCGTCAGCGCCTATGTCGGCCTTGCCGAGCAGGAGGCCTTCAACATCGAGTACTGGCTGCTGGAAGAGGCCAAGCTCCAGCGCATGCCCAAGCCGAAATCGATGGCCGGGCGGATCGCCTATGTGACCGGCGGTGCCGGCGGCATCGGGGGGGCAACCGCGCTGCGGCTGCTCGGTGAGGGCGCGTGCATCGTCATTGCGGATATCGACGAGAAGGCCTTGAGCGAGCGTATCACGGCGATCACGAAGCACCACGGCCGCGACGCGGCGATCGGCGTGAAGCTCGATGTGACCGATGAGGCGGCAGTGGTCGCTTCGTTCGAAGAGGCCGCGCGCGCCTTCGGCGGCATCGACGTCGTGGTCTCGAATGCCGGCATCGCTTCGGCTTCGCCTGTCGAGGACACGAGTCTTGGACTGTGGCAGAAGAACATGGACATTCTCGCCACGGGGTATTTCCTTGTTTCGCGCGAGGCATTCCGCCTGATGCAGCGCCAGAGCATCGGCGGCGCCATCATCTTCGTCGCTTCGAAAAACGGTCTCGCCGCTTCGGCCGGCGCATCGGCCTATTGCGCCGCCAAGGCGTCGGAGATTCATCTTGCCCGCTGCCTGGCGCTGGAAGGCGCAGTGCATGGCATCCGCGTCAACACGGTCAATCCGGATGCAGTGCTGCGCGGCTCGAAGATCTGGGAGGGCGAGTGGCGCCAGCAGCGTGCGGCGTCCAACAAGGTCACCGAGGACCAGCTCGAGGAAGTCTACCGTCAGCGCTCGATGCTCAAACTGTCGGTCTTTCCCGAGGACATCGCCGAGGGTGTCTACTTCTTTGCGTCCGATCTTTCGGCCAAATCGACCGGCAACATCCTCAATGTCGATGCCGGCAACGCCCAGGCCTTCACGCGATGA
- a CDS encoding FdhF/YdeP family oxidoreductase has protein sequence MRQKAKVENYDAPAGGWGSLNAVIHILTQEEVALLGSEILLKQNKPGGYMCVSCSWAKPASPHPFEFCENGAKATAWEITGKVVTPEFFARHTLSELRSWSDHKLEEQGRLTNPMRYDPVSDKYVAVDWGVAFREIGVELNKLDPRSVIMYTSGRASLEASYMYQLFGRMYGTNNFPDSSNMCHETTSVALPQVIGVPVGTVQLKDFGDTDCIFFFGHNTTTNAPRMLHPLQEAAQRGVPIVTFNPLRERGLERFVNPQNPLQMIAGGTRISTQYHQVRVGGDAAAMIGICKCVIESDDLAQANGMPRVVDADFIAQHTAGFEEFAAFCRAQDWNAIERASGLTRAAVIDAANVYMAANAVIANYGMGVTQHKHGVETAKMIVNLLLLRGNIGKPGAGISPIRGHSNVQGQRTVGISEKTKLVPLDKLAELYGFEPPRWDGLSTVDACEGILKGDVRGFVSLGGNFVRAIPERLLMEPAWSGLRLSVQIATKLNRSHIVPGEVTYLLPCLGRIEVDEQAGGAQAVSMEDSTACIHGSRGQRKPVAEHALSEPAIIAGLAKATLKPNPKVDWDVWIADYSRVRDAIERTYPDQFKDFNKRMFEPGGFPRPLAARERKWKTPNGKANFTVPKAAFAPPKESDGVYELMTMRADGQFNTTIYNEDDRFRGIAGSRYVVLMNPTDMEADGLKAGDTVTLVTEAGDGVERSLSELQVVPYDIPRRSIAGYYPECNGLIPLWHYAEGSKVPAAKSVPVRVFKDVPPEIIEGGEMPISAT, from the coding sequence ATGCGGCAGAAAGCCAAAGTCGAGAACTACGATGCTCCCGCCGGCGGTTGGGGGTCTCTGAACGCCGTCATTCACATTCTCACGCAAGAAGAGGTCGCGCTCCTCGGGAGCGAGATTCTGCTGAAGCAGAACAAGCCCGGCGGTTACATGTGCGTGAGCTGCTCCTGGGCCAAGCCCGCCAGTCCCCACCCATTCGAGTTCTGCGAGAATGGTGCCAAGGCGACCGCGTGGGAAATAACGGGCAAGGTCGTTACGCCGGAGTTCTTCGCTCGGCATACGTTATCGGAGCTACGATCCTGGTCCGACCACAAGCTGGAAGAGCAGGGGCGGCTCACCAATCCGATGCGCTACGATCCCGTCAGCGACAAATATGTGGCTGTCGATTGGGGTGTGGCTTTCCGCGAGATCGGGGTTGAGCTGAACAAGCTCGATCCACGCTCGGTCATCATGTACACCTCTGGCCGCGCCTCGCTGGAGGCCAGCTACATGTATCAGCTGTTCGGCCGGATGTACGGCACTAACAATTTTCCCGATAGCTCCAACATGTGCCATGAGACGACCTCGGTGGCATTGCCGCAGGTGATCGGGGTTCCGGTCGGCACCGTACAGCTGAAGGACTTCGGCGACACCGACTGCATTTTCTTTTTTGGCCACAATACCACGACAAACGCACCGCGGATGCTGCATCCACTCCAGGAAGCAGCCCAGCGCGGCGTTCCGATCGTGACCTTCAATCCGCTCCGGGAGCGCGGGCTCGAGCGCTTCGTCAATCCGCAAAACCCGCTCCAGATGATCGCGGGCGGCACGCGCATCAGCACGCAATATCATCAGGTTCGGGTCGGCGGCGACGCCGCGGCGATGATTGGGATCTGCAAATGCGTGATCGAGTCGGATGATCTGGCGCAGGCGAACGGAATGCCGCGCGTCGTCGACGCCGACTTCATCGCGCAGCACACTGCGGGATTTGAGGAGTTTGCCGCGTTTTGCCGCGCACAGGACTGGAACGCGATCGAGCGGGCCTCCGGTCTCACGCGGGCCGCAGTGATCGATGCAGCGAATGTGTACATGGCGGCCAATGCCGTGATCGCCAATTACGGCATGGGCGTTACGCAGCACAAGCACGGCGTCGAAACCGCCAAGATGATCGTCAATCTGCTGCTGTTGCGTGGCAATATAGGCAAGCCGGGCGCTGGAATCTCGCCGATCCGGGGACATTCCAACGTCCAGGGCCAGCGTACGGTCGGCATCTCCGAGAAGACAAAGCTCGTGCCGCTCGACAAGCTCGCAGAGCTTTACGGCTTCGAGCCACCGCGATGGGACGGCCTTTCGACCGTGGATGCCTGCGAGGGCATTTTGAAGGGCGACGTTCGCGGCTTCGTAAGCCTCGGCGGCAATTTCGTGCGCGCTATCCCGGAGCGCTTGCTGATGGAGCCGGCCTGGTCCGGCCTGCGCCTGTCGGTGCAGATCGCGACAAAGCTCAATCGCAGCCATATCGTGCCTGGCGAGGTCACGTACCTCCTGCCATGCCTCGGTCGCATCGAGGTTGATGAGCAGGCCGGCGGTGCGCAGGCCGTGTCGATGGAGGATTCCACCGCCTGCATTCACGGCTCGCGCGGTCAGCGCAAGCCGGTGGCCGAGCATGCCCTCTCAGAGCCGGCGATCATCGCAGGCCTCGCCAAGGCAACGCTGAAGCCCAATCCCAAGGTCGACTGGGACGTGTGGATCGCTGACTATTCGCGCGTGAGAGACGCTATCGAGCGCACATATCCGGACCAGTTCAAGGACTTCAACAAGCGCATGTTCGAGCCCGGCGGCTTTCCGCGCCCGCTGGCGGCGCGGGAGCGCAAGTGGAAGACGCCGAACGGTAAGGCCAACTTTACCGTTCCCAAGGCTGCCTTCGCGCCGCCAAAGGAGAGCGACGGCGTCTATGAGCTGATGACTATGCGCGCTGACGGCCAGTTCAACACGACAATCTACAATGAGGATGATCGCTTTCGCGGCATCGCGGGCAGCCGATACGTCGTTCTGATGAACCCGACTGACATGGAGGCAGATGGCCTCAAGGCGGGAGATACGGTCACCCTGGTAACCGAAGCCGGCGACGGCGTCGAGCGCAGTCTGAGCGAACTCCAGGTCGTGCCTTACGACATCCCACGCAGGAGTATTGCGGGCTACTATCCCGAGTGCAACGGGCTCATCCCGCTGTGGCACTACGCCGAGGGCAGCAAAGTCCCGGCCGCCAAGTCGGTGCCGGTGCGAGTTTTCAAGGATGTCCCGCCGGAGATCATCGAGGGCGGCGAGATGCCGATCTCGGCTACCTGA